A stretch of DNA from Babesia bovis T2Bo chromosome 2, whole genome shotgun sequence:
ATACAATTTTTTTGGACATTGTTTTCAGTGGCCGTCCACTGAGTCCTCCCTTAGGGTTACCTGCTGTTTTCAGGTCACTGGGCACTACATTATCTCTTGTTATCTGGGAGGCATGCCAATTTTGCTTTGCAACTTACTGTTGTGTTGGTAGCAATGATACCATCAACATGGTGTGTAAGTGATATATCAGCAATATCTTCTAACTCCTGTCGGCTTACATCAGGCTGTATCATGTATACAAAGGACACATAAGCGTACCGATATTTTAATTAGCAGCAATGGCACTTTTTTTGTTGTATTATTGAATTCCGCACCTTTGGACTTTATTTCTGTATTCACAATTTCCAATGCGCTTCTCGCTGCAGATATAACCGCAATCAATGGCTCCCTCTTTTGATTATCTCGTAGGTTTGGCGTGTTAGGTGAGCTTACATTGATTGCTATATAGTCCGCATAAGGTGCCACTCCCTTGACCGCGTTGACGGTATCAGCTAGGATATCACCCGTACGGTTTTTTCCTGTACCGGATTGTGGAGCACAATTAAGTACCTACCAACACTAACACCTATCATGAAATCCTTGGTGAGTGGGTCAGATGCTTGTTTCTTACGCACACGCTTCAGTCGTGCCTTTGCCACTTCCAAGCCAACACTGTTAAATCCGCAGCAGTTGATTAATGCCTTGCTGTCATGCAAGCGAAACATAACCGGTTTCGGATTACCTTCTTGcggtagtggtagtacaGTTCCTACTTCTACGAAACCAAATCCCATCCTAAGAATTTGCAGAGGAACTTCCACCTGCTTATCGTATCCAGCGGCCATACCTGATACATCGTAAGAAAGCACGTTAGGTTATCACCGATAGACTCTAGCACTTGTGATTAGCAAGCGATAAATATACCACTGCAGCATTACCCAGTGAATTATTATATAGACATGCACATACGAAAGTAGCAGCCAATTGTGTGACAACTTTAACTACGAGACTAACCTATAGGATTAAAGAAGACGACATCCTTGAGTCGACTTTGTATGACAGGGGGGTCAACCGAGTAGTCCACGGGTGCTATTCCCAATTTCAATGCAGTGATACTTAGCTTGTGTGCTACTTCCGGGTCAAGATAGTTCCGGAATAATGGCATGAGTACGTTGTAGAGTACGCTGTTTGGATCACGCAAACATATAACGGTGCCAGCACCGGTTGCTGCAATGCACATCCCTCTGAACAACCATCGCTGTAACATATTTCGAGATGCTGTAAATTCTTACATTAAGCCGGCGTTGATGTGCTAATTCTAATACTGCGGCATTATCGAATGCTCCTGGGTTACCAGGCCGCGTACCGCGACGTAACAACCTTCCGAGCATCATTCGAATGAAAATATGTTTTTAGTTGTCAATAAAAGTGGTACCAATGCTTGACTAAATGGGATTAAGGTTTAATATCACCACACACTTTGAACACTGTTGGATCAGTCTACATTAATAATGGTAATCAATGTTTCAGGTTATAGCCGGAGGCTAATAGGCTATCGAAAAACGTCGACGCTGTGATAAATTTCCCGCCTGTGTGGTATATAAGTGTGATATGGTCACTCACCTTCCTCAATAGTTCGTTGCACAGCGATTTCCAATGCTAGCATTAAGCTTTTGATACCGATTTCTGTGATTCTACCGCAGTTTGCGACCTACATGTTATATAAGTTTGATGTTTTTTTGGCAACAGTGATGTTCCATGACCTTTGTAAAATACTAACCTGTCTAATCTCATCATCTGGGAATGGCAAATCCGGTTGCACTGCTCCAGATAGTGCTTGATATATTTCAGTAGCTCCGGTCACCATTGGCACTTCAGTGGATACAGTGAAGCTTTGTGTAATATTTGCCATTTCCATAAAGGAATCTTCCGAGGTTGTACCGATGACGAATATGCGTCTACCGTGTTTGGGTGACTTTTTTACCAATATGAGCAGGCACTGTAGTATGGTATTGCTGAATCGTGGTCCTATTGGTGAGTAGTCGATCAGCCTTTCGATATCATCTAGTATAATTAATGACTGCGGCGTTTTATGCGCATCATCAAAGGCTTTGTGGATGGCGTTGACCCTGGACAGTTCCTGTAGTGGTTTTATAATACGTAATGGCACATACCGATAGTCCAATATAGTTTTCAGGTGACACCACTTTGACGAATGGGAAGTTAGTGATGGACGCCACGTGCGCTGCTAATGCTGACTTGCCGCATCCTACTGGTCCGTGCAACAGTACTGATAGTACAGGCGTCTTTTCTGACTTTTGTACTTGTGCTGCCAATATTGTGCATGTTTCCAGCACTTGGTGGAACTTATGTCCAAATGGTACAATCCCGTGTCTGGTAAATCCTGTAAGATTAGATGAATCCACACCGTATGCTGGTTTCACTTCGTTGAGTGCCATTAGAAAATCTGCGTGTGTGACTATAATCTTGTCCATATCTTTAGGTTTTGTTATATCGCTACCATCCACATGTCTTTGTATTGCATAGGATACAGCGCACTTTACCATGCCTTCTAGCTCAGCTCCTGAGTAATTCTTGGTCAATGCGCATATTTCATCTAGGTTTACATCATCTGCTAGTCGTTTAGACTCCCGCATTACTCGTGTATGTATCTTCAATATTTGTGACCTTCCATTTTTATCTGGTAGACCCACTTCTATATGCACTTCAAAGCGTCCCGGCCTCAGTAAAGCTTCATCTATCATATCAATACGGTTAGTCATTCCGATGAGTAGTATGTTATTTAATGCATCTATTCCATCTATTTTTGAGAGTAGTTGGTTTACTATACTGTCCCGTGCTCCAGTGCCTGAGGTATCAGTACCACGTCTTTGGCATATAGAGTCtatttcatcaaatatgATGATATGTAGACTCGATCTATCTCCTGCTCTTTGATATTCTTCTTCGGCATCTTTAAAGAGATTACGTATGTTTTCTTCTGACTGTCCGAAGAATCTGCTCATTACTTCAGGTCCGTTAACTATTTTAGGTTTATGGCAATTCAATGCCTTTGACAATTGCCTTGCTATAAGTGTTTTACCGGTACCCGGCGGTCCGTATAGCAGCATTCCTGGTATCTATGTAACACTGTATATTCTGGCATACCTTTTACGTGCGATATTCCCAGTTGCTTAAGCAACTCTGGTGGGTAGATACGGGATGCGAACGCCCTTCTGAATATATCTGCGAATTCATTATCCAGGCCTCCTATACCCATTTCCTCGAAGTTGAAGTTTGGCTTGAGTATTCCTGCATCTCTTGAAGGTATAGCATGCTGCTTTCCATCTGGTGAGACGTAGTTGAAATCTAGTTTTGTGTTTTCCTGTAAACATCCACGCATAAGCATGTCTGGTGACTCCGACAGTTGACCTACGCTTACGGGTGATATGTTCGTTACCCTGTATCGTTTGTGTAATGATTTAATCTCTTACCTCAATCGCAGGGTTAAACCTCCCTGCATCATAGGCACGCATTGTGTGAGGTGTAGTACGTGGTTCAACAGTGCTTCTCGTACTCCTACCTCTAGGTGGTCAAAATTAATAGCATGTTGTTGCGCTGggagatatatattttataacagACACATACCTTTTTGTGAAGCTCGAAAGAACGAGACTTCGAATACAATACGCCCTGCTGGTGAGAATGGCGCTTCAGTTTGACTTCCGAAGAGGCTCTTTCTACCACCGTCAGGCACAGGTTTGATTTCTACTGATTCTCCTATTGATACCGCTATTAGCTGACGTGCGCAGCTGTTGAGCAGTATATCATTGGCTCCGCATGCTGGATGATGCCTGGTATTCCATATAACCAAACTGGATATACCTTACCTGAAGCAGAAGATGATTGTGTTTACTGTACCGTATGCCATAAATGAGTGCGTTTTCAGCTTATTGTAAAGCTCAGCGTTTACGTAGGCCTGTATAGAGTGAGGATCAATACTTAGAAGCGCTTCCGTTGTACCTAGGTTGTGAGCTACCGTGTTGGCTACAAGGTCACGGGACTTACACAGTTGGTGAACGACAGCGATTCTTCGGGCAGCTTGCCCACAACACGTGTAAAACGTTCCATTTtttatgtaaatataaaatacacaCTAGAAGTATCGGGGGTGGCTGCTGGAGTTCGCCCTCGAGTCGGTATTGAGACACACACCTACACATGGGATGCTAATAAAACATTTATGCCTATTGAGTTTAGGGGTATGGTCTGTTAACTCGTGCTGTTACAGCGCGCGTTAACGATTTAATATCCTTGACGTGGAAGATACGCGTTAGCTTGACCACTTCGTTGTACGCCTCGAGAAGCTCTTCTTCGGTTAACCCGTCCGGGAGGCTTATTGATCTTATGGGTTTCGCATTGATGTTTCCATAGGCGTTCACACGTTGGCTTGCTGGGTCATTATATCCGTCAGAGCGATCGTCGCTGCCGCTTCTGATAACCATTCTATGTGGCGTATCTGACAATCGTGATAGCAGGGCCTCCTTGGTGAAAGGTGCGGCTTCACGTGGTTCATCCATTCTAAAATCAAACGTGGGCGTTGTTATGCGGTTCATAATCCTCGGGGTACTTTTCTGTTCTGGAGCTGTATTTGTGCTCGCATCAACCATTTGGCGTGGGTTGGAACTGAGGTCAGCATATACCTCTGGTTCTATTGACTCAACAACTATTGGGGTCCATACAGCAGACGATTGACTGCTACATGGCTGTATCTCCCTGTAGCACGTCTGTGTCCCAACAGTAACTTGGTTATTCCTAGTCCCTAGATCACTAGATCGTTGTGAAATTTCCCCTGAATCGTCGAAGATGTTACCCACTGGAGGTATTATCGTACGCCTCTTCGAACCCGTTGCCGGCACGGCAGCATCGTCAAATAGCATACTTGAGTTAGCCCTTGAGAGTACTTCCGCCAGGGTGTTACTGTCGATATTTGGGTTTAGTTCTTTTATCAGCTCCACTATCGGCGCTAATTTTAGATCTTGTTCCAACTTCTGTGTGGGTAAAGTACCCATTGGGTAGTTTCTATGGTTATCCGATCCTCGTGGATAGTTATCCACCTCCAAGGTGTCCTCGGGGAATTCCACGCTTTGGCAGTCATCTGAGGGCATTCTTACGTAGTCACTTGAAGCTGCAGACGAATTCATTGAAACCTTTGTTCTACATGCTGTGATTTGGTTACCCTCACGATCCATAGCAAACTCTGTGGAATCAGCTCGTATGTTGCGATTTATATCTCTTGAGTTGTCTACGCGTCGCGAGAGTGTAACCATCATATTCTGTAAGCTCTGTATGACTGCGTGTATTTTGGGTTGAGCTTTTGGATTACTTATTGGCGATTCGTTGCGCATTGCAATATCACGATCCAGTGAAGTGTCTCCTGGATCTCCAGATCGCATTCGTGACTTTCGTGGATCATTAAAAATACTCTCGTGGACATTAGCCGTGTTTTTCATAGTCCTGTCGTCACCATCAAATATATCCAGTTCTATTGACGTCTGGTAGCCTTGGGCGTGTAAGTTACTCCCTGGTATGTATGAGTCCAAGTCATTAGCAAATGACATTAATTCATTCACTGCCGGTTTGTATTCATCTGATATATCCTGGTTACGTCTTGTAAGTTCGCAGTCGCTAATGTAATCTGCTGGTGAGTTTTCTGCCCTAGTGAGCAATACTTCATCTCCTTGGTTCCTAGAATCGCCCAGCATAGCCCGACTGGAGTCATACAAATTGACATTAGATATCTTGTCGTTGTTATAGTTGAATATCCCAGGGAACTTGCTAAGATTCACGTCATCTTGCGATTGTGGCTCAAGGACTGGGTGGGCACTGGTGTGATCATTACGCTCCATTGGTGGATCTGATAAGTTAAAATCAACTTGTGATGGTGGCACACGTAGATCGGCGTAGCCCCTATGAACGTCGCAGTTGTCACGTCGTGCGGCTGCGTTCGACATGAACAAATTCGTGGGCACTGCATCGTTAGTTGCCCAGTAGCGATTCCGGTTGTATGGATCCATCCTGTCGCGCACATGGTCACTAGTTTTCCGTGAATGCATAGCTGTGAACATTGCCGCATTGTCAATCCCGTTAGTAGCTATGTGACAATAGCCTTCCTGGAGCCCGGAACTGGCAACTTCATGT
This window harbors:
- a CDS encoding putative dihydroorotate dehydrogenase (fumarate), which produces MMLGRLLRRGTRPGNPGAFDNAAVLELAHQRRLNRWLFRGMCIAATGAGTVICLRDPNSVLYNVLMPLFRNYLDPEVAHKLSITALKLGIAPVDYSVDPPVIQSRLKDVVFFNPIGMAAGYDKQVEVPLQILRMGFGFVEVGTVLPLPQEGNPKPVMFRLHDSKALINCCGFNSVGLEVAKARLKRVRKKQASDPLTKDFMIGVSVGKNRTGDILADTVNAVKGVAPYADYIAINVSSPNTPNLRDNQKREPLIAVISAARSALEIVNTEIKSKGAEFNNTTKKVPLLLIKISPDVSRQELEDIADISLTHHVDGIIATNTTITRDNVVPSDLKTAGNPKGGLSGRPLKTMSKKIVYDLYELTEGKIPIIACGGISTAQDALEMIEAGASLCQIYTALVYEGPGIPSRMKNGLADLLMKKGYLNVSEAIGAEHRRRKPTPASQTPAKTQVESTKK
- a CDS encoding ATPase associated with various cellular activities (AAA) family protein, which produces MERFTRVVGKLPEESLSFTNCAYVNAELYNKLKTHSFMAYGTVNTIIFCFRHHPACGANDILLNSCARQLIAVSIGESVEIKPVPDGGRKSLFGSQTEAPFSPAGRIVFEVSFFRASQKAQQHAINFDHLEVGVREALLNHVLHLTQCVPMMQGGLTLRLRVTNISPVSVGQLSESPDMLMRGCLQENTKLDFNYVSPDGKQHAIPSRDAGILKPNFNFEEMGIGGLDNEFADIFRRAFASRIYPPELLKQLGISHVKGMLLYGPPGTGKTLIARQLSKALNCHKPKIVNGPEVMSRFFGQSEENIRNLFKDAEEEYQRAGDRSSLHIIIFDEIDSICQRRGTDTSGTGARDSIVNQLLSKIDGIDALNNILLIGMTNRIDMIDEALLRPGRFEVHIEVGLPDKNGRSQILKIHTRVMRESKRLADDVNLDEICALTKNYSGAELEGMVKCAVSYAIQRHVDGSDITKPKDMDKIIVTHADFLMALNEVKPAYGVDSSNLTGFTRHGIVPFGHKFHQVLETCTILAAQVQKSEKTPVLSVLLHGPVGCGKSALAAHVASITNFPFVKVVSPENYIGLSELSRVNAIHKAFDDAHKTPQSLIILDDIERLIDYSPIGPRFSNTILQCLLILVKKSPKHGRRIFVIGTTSEDSFMEMANITQSFTVSTEVPMVTGATEIYQALSGAVQPDLPFPDDEIRQVANCGRITEIGIKSLMLALEIAVQRTIEEGGKFITASTFFDSLLASGYNLKH